The Mercurialis annua linkage group LG8, ddMerAnnu1.2, whole genome shotgun sequence genome window below encodes:
- the LOC126661332 gene encoding uncharacterized protein LOC126661332 — MILSCCLLVGSEFVLPPTPPRAAMAVSTSAPTQADGSDGVQTSSPMNATSSNHFIEMYDNDRDGVYLSIPGEFSETWVLLLHIIFKFLKLVLLLACRFWLGLYISGFFKSSS, encoded by the exons ATGATATTGTCGTGTTGCTTGCTCGTAGGTTCTGAATTTGTACTTCCACCAACACCACCGCGTGCTGCTATGGCAGTGTCCACTTCTGCTCCCACTCAAGCTGATGGCAGTGATGGTGTCCAGACAAGCAGCCCAA TGAATGCTACCTCAAGCAATCACTTTATAGAAATGTATGACAATGATAGGGATGGTGTCTATTTAAGCATCCCCGGTGAGTTCTCTGAAACTTGGGTTCTTTTGTTACATATCATTTTTAAGTTTCTGAAATTGGTATTGCTACTTGCTTGTAGGTTCTGGCTTGGACTTTACATCAGTGGCTTCTTCAAGTCATCATCATAG
- the LOC126661333 gene encoding uncharacterized protein LOC126661333: MILSCCLLVGSEFVLPPTPLRAAMAVSTSAPTPADGSDGVQTSSPMNATSSNHFIEMYDNDRDGVYLSIPGEFSETWVLLLHIIFKFLKLVLLLACRFWLGLYISGFFKSSS; encoded by the exons ATGATATTGTCGTGTTGCTTGCTCGTAGGTTCTGAATTTGTACTTCCACCAACACCACTGCGTGCTGCTATGGCAGTGTCCACTTCTGCTCCCACTCCAGCTGATGGCAGTGATGGTGTCCAGACAAGCAGCCCAA TGAATGCTACCTCAAGCAATCACTTTATAGAAATGTATGACAATGATAGGGATGGTGTCTATTTAAGCATCCCCGGTGAGTTCTCTGAAACTTGGGTTCTTTTGTTACATATCATTTTTAAGTTTCTGAAATTGGTATTGCTACTTGCTTGTAGGTTCTGGCTTGGACTTTACATCAGTGGCTTCTTCAAGTCATCATCATAG